Proteins encoded by one window of Pseudonocardia alni:
- a CDS encoding NtaA/DmoA family FMN-dependent monooxygenase (This protein belongs to a clade of FMN-dependent monooxygenases, within a broader family of flavin-dependent oxidoreductases, the luciferase-like monooxygenase (LMM) family, some of whose members use coenzyme F420 rather than FMN.) yields MSRKQIVLGAYFPGVNHDTVWNDPASGSHIDWESFEHWARTAERGRLDLLFLVEGLRLRTRGGEVFDQDVVGRPDTFTVLAALAAVAEHIGLAGTINSTFNEPYELARKFATLDLLSGGRAAWNVVTSSDAPTGENFRRGAFLGHHQRYERAGETLAAVRALWDSWGSDAVVADPTSGTFLRDGHVGDFAVSGNQFDIAGRFTTPRSPQGHPVVLQAGESPAGRDFAAASADAIFSRYQRFDEARAFYDDVKARVRRAGRDPDEVRILPSAGVVLGDTAVEARERHEHIHDQQVDPWTSIVLAEMVWNRDLSAYDPDGPLPDVEPTPEAPKWIEGRAPLTQDAHATVAAWRELAQAHGYSLRDTVKHVFDRAVFVGTPEHVADEIDRYVQNDASDGFILGSHISPSGLDEVVDRVVPILQERGVFRTDYTPGATLRENLGLAHPSRFGERRAAVAS; encoded by the coding sequence ATGAGCAGGAAGCAGATCGTGCTCGGCGCCTACTTCCCGGGCGTCAACCACGACACCGTCTGGAACGACCCCGCCTCCGGCAGCCACATCGACTGGGAGTCCTTCGAGCACTGGGCCCGCACCGCCGAGCGCGGGAGGCTCGACCTGCTGTTCCTCGTTGAGGGGCTACGGCTGCGCACCCGCGGCGGCGAGGTGTTCGACCAGGACGTCGTCGGGCGCCCGGACACCTTCACCGTGCTCGCCGCGCTGGCCGCGGTCGCCGAGCACATCGGGCTGGCCGGGACGATCAACTCCACCTTCAACGAGCCCTACGAGCTGGCGCGCAAGTTCGCCACCCTCGACCTGCTCTCCGGCGGCCGCGCCGCGTGGAACGTCGTGACCAGCTCCGACGCCCCCACCGGCGAGAACTTCCGCCGCGGGGCGTTCCTCGGGCACCACCAGCGCTATGAGCGCGCGGGCGAGACCCTCGCCGCGGTCCGCGCGCTCTGGGACTCCTGGGGTTCCGACGCCGTCGTCGCCGACCCCACGTCGGGCACGTTCCTGCGCGACGGCCACGTCGGCGACTTCGCCGTCTCCGGCAACCAGTTCGACATCGCCGGGCGCTTCACCACCCCGCGCAGCCCGCAGGGCCACCCGGTCGTCCTGCAGGCCGGGGAGTCCCCGGCCGGACGCGACTTCGCCGCCGCGTCCGCCGACGCGATCTTCTCCCGCTACCAGCGCTTCGACGAGGCCCGCGCCTTCTACGACGACGTCAAGGCGCGCGTCCGCAGGGCCGGCCGCGACCCCGACGAGGTGCGGATCCTGCCCAGCGCGGGCGTCGTGCTCGGCGACACCGCCGTCGAGGCCCGTGAACGCCACGAACACATCCACGACCAGCAGGTCGACCCCTGGACCTCGATCGTGCTCGCCGAGATGGTGTGGAACCGGGACCTGTCGGCCTACGACCCGGACGGCCCGCTGCCCGACGTCGAGCCCACCCCCGAGGCTCCGAAGTGGATCGAGGGCCGGGCGCCGCTGACCCAGGATGCGCACGCGACGGTCGCCGCCTGGCGCGAGCTCGCGCAGGCCCACGGGTACTCGCTGCGCGACACCGTCAAGCACGTCTTCGACCGCGCGGTGTTCGTCGGGACCCCGGAGCACGTGGCCGACGAGATCGACCGCTACGTGCAGAACGACGCCTCCGACGGGTTCATCCTCGGCTCCCACATCAGCCCGTCCGGCCTCGACGAGGTCGTCGACAGGGTCGTGCCGATCCTGCAGGAGCGCGGGGTGTTCCGGACCGACTACACCCCGGGCGCCACGCTGCGGGAGAACCTCGGGCTCGCGCACCCGTCGCGCTTCGGCGAGCGCCGTGCGGCGGTGGC